A window of the Corallococcus soli genome harbors these coding sequences:
- a CDS encoding serine/threonine-protein kinase gives MDPLLSSQVGEFIINERIGAGGMGVVYRATHSLIGKQAAIKVLRADLVSPRVHERLLVEARAVNAIQHSGIIDIFGFGSLPDGRPYIVMELLKGRSLAEFAPTPQPLDVATTVWVLDQILAALGAAHDAGVVHRDLKPANVFVVEGPNAAPTIKLVDFGIAKLLESRDSPTTLDGTILGTPEFMAPEQIRGGEVGPATDLYAVGIMAFQMLTGTRPFHGDPLQVMFAQVDRIPPMPSSLAKGIPPEFDTLVRHLLAKDPAMRPALAETVRLQLQRIPVGTRPAVPKMVARSASRAPAPVVTTSGPISRQDTMPFATPRLGKGHRWKWGGALLLAGLGGAIWFSLPASSEVSASSRPVPTPGVPAIADSTPVPSDVPGPPKDPPPPPATDVKTDGESPVPAQPSPTPQPARAKPAEAPVTQARGVRQETSPEKKLNKDKTDSRTGKDPRPPLPESPTIVSPPGDSPIKIARVPDNPSTPPVQSVTPPATAQRVVIKPAPIEPAPIEPAPIVTRPARPTLPQNSRDEQGLAKRLDRLFDQLYARSPGGKPPQRLLEELLTQYRNAAAGDLTGSERARIKNALDDWEKQFSQALPPSARASAPAARASPPVAPSPVIAPKPPPAPIEKAAPPPPSNPPEPRRGNAAEQRLAARLDRLTAEFKRRTGQDALLTKLGWELHGFYVLSAQELTADQRQTLNIEIDKWEEKLKTLPRR, from the coding sequence ATGGATCCCCTGCTCTCGTCGCAGGTCGGGGAGTTCATCATCAATGAGCGCATCGGCGCTGGAGGCATGGGCGTCGTCTATCGGGCCACCCATTCCCTGATCGGCAAGCAGGCCGCCATCAAGGTGCTGAGGGCGGACCTCGTGTCACCGCGGGTCCATGAACGGCTGCTGGTGGAAGCCCGCGCGGTCAACGCCATCCAGCACTCCGGCATCATCGACATCTTTGGTTTCGGCAGCCTCCCAGATGGGCGTCCCTACATCGTGATGGAGTTGCTGAAGGGCCGTTCGCTCGCCGAGTTCGCGCCCACCCCCCAACCGCTGGACGTGGCCACCACCGTCTGGGTGTTGGATCAGATCCTGGCTGCGCTGGGGGCGGCGCATGATGCAGGCGTCGTGCACCGGGACCTCAAGCCAGCGAATGTGTTCGTCGTGGAGGGGCCCAATGCGGCGCCCACGATCAAGCTGGTCGATTTCGGCATCGCCAAGCTGCTGGAGTCCCGGGACAGTCCGACGACCCTCGATGGCACCATCCTGGGCACGCCCGAGTTCATGGCCCCTGAGCAGATCCGAGGGGGAGAGGTGGGCCCGGCGACGGACCTCTACGCCGTGGGCATCATGGCGTTCCAGATGCTGACCGGCACGCGCCCGTTCCACGGCGACCCGCTGCAGGTGATGTTCGCCCAGGTCGATCGCATTCCGCCGATGCCGTCCTCCCTCGCGAAAGGCATCCCGCCGGAATTCGACACGCTGGTGCGCCACCTGTTGGCGAAGGACCCAGCGATGCGTCCGGCCCTGGCGGAGACCGTTCGCCTGCAGCTCCAGCGCATTCCGGTAGGCACAAGACCCGCTGTCCCGAAGATGGTTGCGCGAAGCGCATCTCGCGCGCCAGCCCCGGTGGTCACCACCTCCGGGCCGATTTCGCGGCAAGACACGATGCCCTTCGCCACTCCGCGACTCGGGAAAGGACATCGCTGGAAATGGGGAGGAGCACTCCTTCTCGCGGGACTGGGAGGAGCGATCTGGTTCAGCCTTCCGGCTTCCTCCGAGGTGTCCGCATCCTCAAGGCCTGTGCCCACTCCGGGTGTCCCGGCAATCGCGGACAGTACACCCGTACCGAGCGACGTTCCTGGGCCCCCCAAAGACCCACCGCCTCCGCCGGCCACGGACGTAAAAACGGATGGCGAAAGCCCCGTCCCCGCCCAGCCCTCTCCCACGCCACAACCGGCAAGGGCGAAGCCCGCCGAGGCACCTGTCACGCAGGCGAGAGGCGTACGGCAGGAGACCAGCCCGGAGAAGAAGCTCAACAAGGACAAAACCGACTCGCGTACCGGCAAGGACCCGAGGCCTCCGCTCCCCGAGTCTCCGACCATCGTGTCGCCGCCAGGTGATTCGCCAATCAAGATCGCCAGGGTCCCTGACAATCCGTCAACGCCCCCCGTGCAGTCTGTAACCCCACCCGCGACCGCCCAGCGCGTCGTCATCAAGCCCGCTCCCATCGAGCCCGCGCCCATCGAGCCCGCTCCCATCGTGACGCGCCCCGCGCGCCCAACGCTTCCCCAAAATAGCCGCGACGAACAAGGACTGGCGAAACGGTTGGACAGGTTGTTTGACCAACTCTACGCCCGGAGTCCGGGCGGCAAGCCCCCCCAGAGGCTGCTTGAGGAATTGCTCACGCAGTACCGGAACGCCGCCGCTGGCGACCTCACGGGCAGTGAACGTGCGCGCATCAAGAATGCGCTCGATGACTGGGAGAAGCAGTTCTCTCAAGCCCTGCCTCCCTCAGCCAGAGCCAGCGCCCCTGCAGCCAGAGCCAGCCCCCCCGTCGCACCATCTCCCGTAATAGCTCCAAAGCCTCCGCCAGCTCCCATCGAGAAGGCTGCGCCTCCCCCCCCAAGCAACCCTCCAGAACCAAGAAGGGGCAATGCAGCAGAGCAGAGACTGGCTGCGCGGCTGGACAGGCTCACCGCTGAGTTCAAACGCCGCACGGGGCAAGATGCCCTTTTGACGAAACTCGGGTGGGAGTTACACGGGTTCTACGTCCTCTCGGCCCAGGAGTTGACCGCGGACCAGCGACAGACCCTGAACATCGAGATTGATAAATGGGAGGAGAAACTCAAGACACTCCCTCGTAGATGA
- a CDS encoding serine/threonine-protein kinase: protein MDPLLGTQLGEFIIQERIGEGGMGLVYRAVHPLIGKQAAIKILRLEIVSPQQVQRLLVEARAVNAIQHPGIIDIFGFGSLPDGRHYIVMELLQGRALSDFAHAEQRMNLESVIWVMDQMLAALGAAHEAGVVHRDLKPENVFIVEAPRIPTSVKLVDFGIAKLLESRDNPLTTDGYVIGTPNFMAPEQIRGDAVSPATDLYALGLMLFQLLTGERPFQGKSIQVMFAQRDQLPPAPSTRAPGISPALDALVLQLLEKDPSLRPASADAVRERLKRIPLRVPPHPPIALRREHLPVEASSEDDSVTLETKEAVKAIPSPPSPAWWLAPVLMLLCAGAAPGRHLRPALETRACVSPEVARLLWNE, encoded by the coding sequence GTGGATCCACTGCTGGGCACGCAATTGGGTGAGTTCATCATCCAGGAGCGTATCGGCGAAGGCGGCATGGGCTTGGTGTACCGCGCGGTGCACCCACTCATCGGCAAGCAGGCGGCCATCAAGATCCTGCGCCTGGAAATCGTGTCTCCGCAGCAGGTGCAACGCCTGCTCGTGGAGGCCCGGGCCGTCAACGCCATCCAGCACCCGGGCATCATCGACATCTTCGGCTTTGGGAGCCTGCCAGATGGGCGGCACTACATCGTCATGGAGTTGCTCCAGGGACGAGCGCTTTCTGACTTCGCCCACGCGGAGCAGCGAATGAACCTGGAGAGCGTCATCTGGGTCATGGACCAGATGCTGGCCGCGTTGGGAGCCGCGCACGAGGCCGGCGTGGTGCACCGCGACCTGAAGCCCGAGAACGTCTTCATTGTCGAAGCTCCGAGAATCCCGACCTCGGTCAAGCTGGTCGACTTCGGAATCGCCAAGCTGTTGGAGTCGCGCGACAATCCCCTGACAACAGACGGCTATGTCATTGGCACCCCGAACTTCATGGCGCCAGAACAAATCCGTGGCGACGCCGTAAGCCCGGCGACCGACCTCTATGCGCTTGGATTGATGTTGTTCCAACTCCTCACTGGCGAACGCCCATTTCAGGGCAAGTCCATCCAGGTGATGTTCGCGCAGCGGGATCAGCTGCCGCCGGCCCCTTCAACGCGAGCCCCAGGTATCTCTCCAGCGCTCGACGCCCTGGTCCTGCAACTCCTGGAGAAGGACCCCTCGTTACGGCCCGCATCAGCGGATGCCGTCAGGGAGCGACTGAAGCGCATCCCGCTGCGCGTGCCCCCCCACCCGCCAATCGCCTTGAGACGAGAGCACCTGCCAGTGGAAGCCTCTTCCGAGGATGACAGCGTCACCCTGGAGACGAAGGAGGCAGTCAAGGCCATCCCCAGCCCGCCGAGCCCCGCCTGGTGGCTGGCGCCGGTCCTGATGCTTCTGTGCGCGGGAGCCGCCCCTGGCAGGCACCTGCGACCAGCGCT